From the Fibrobacterota bacterium genome, one window contains:
- the tuf gene encoding elongation factor Tu, with product MAKEKFNRNKPHVNVGTIGHVDHGKTSLTAAITTVLAKSGGAVAKSYGEIDNAPEERERGITINTSHVEYETKNRHYAHVDCPGHADYVKNMVTGAAQMDGAILVVSAADGPMPQTREHILLARQVGVPYIVVFMNKVDMVEDAELLELVEMEIRDLLKKYEFPGDDIPIIQGSAVKALAGDMGPLGEPAILKLMEAVDTYIPTPVRLVDKPFLMSVEDVFSITGRGTVATGRVEAGRIKVQEEVERVGLGDSKKFIVTGVEMFRKLLDEAQAGDNVGLLLRGAEKQDIERGQVLCKPGTITPHKKFKAEIYVLSKDEGGRHTPFFNGYRPQFYFRTTDVT from the coding sequence ATGGCCAAGGAGAAATTCAATAGGAATAAGCCCCACGTGAACGTCGGCACCATCGGCCACGTGGACCATGGCAAGACATCCCTGACCGCCGCCATCACCACCGTTTTGGCCAAGTCCGGCGGCGCCGTCGCCAAGAGCTATGGCGAAATCGACAACGCCCCCGAAGAGCGCGAACGCGGCATCACCATCAATACCTCGCACGTCGAGTACGAGACCAAGAACCGCCATTACGCCCACGTCGACTGCCCCGGGCACGCTGACTACGTCAAGAACATGGTCACCGGCGCCGCTCAAATGGATGGCGCCATCCTGGTGGTCTCCGCCGCCGACGGGCCCATGCCCCAGACCCGCGAGCACATCCTGCTCGCCCGTCAGGTAGGCGTGCCCTATATCGTCGTGTTCATGAACAAGGTGGACATGGTCGAAGACGCAGAGCTCTTGGAGCTCGTCGAAATGGAAATCCGCGATCTTCTCAAGAAGTACGAGTTCCCCGGCGATGATATCCCCATCATCCAGGGCAGCGCCGTCAAGGCCCTCGCCGGCGACATGGGTCCCTTGGGCGAACCCGCCATCCTGAAGCTGATGGAAGCGGTCGACACCTACATCCCGACCCCGGTCCGCTTGGTCGACAAGCCGTTCCTGATGTCCGTCGAAGACGTCTTCTCCATCACCGGCCGCGGCACCGTCGCCACCGGTCGCGTGGAAGCCGGCCGCATCAAGGTGCAGGAAGAAGTCGAGCGCGTCGGCCTGGGCGACAGCAAGAAGTTCATCGTCACCGGCGTAGAAATGTTCCGCAAGCTCTTGGACGAAGCCCAAGCGGGCGACAACGTGGGTCTCTTGCTTCGCGGCGCGGAAAAGCAGGACATCGAGCGCGGCCAGGTTTTGTGCAAGCCGGGCACGATTACGCCCCATAAGAAGTTCAAGGCCGAGATCTACGTCCTGTCGAAGGACGAGGGCGGCCGTCATACGCCTTTCTTCAACGGCTACCGCCCCCAGTTCTACTTCCGCACGACGGACGTGACCG